The genome window AAAATAAACTATTACTGTACTAACAGGCCTGTTTCAAGGTAATTTCAAGTTCTTCCTACTGCCAACCAACTGTTGTATGTGCACATTTACAGGATTGTGTGTTTGCATATGTGTTGTAGTATCATTTGGAATGTTTGATTAATGCATTCCTGTCACATTACAATTCTGTACCACATCAGTCTTCATCGACAATGGAAATATTCCATATTTGGTATAGACTACCACCATCCTGAATATCTGTTTCCTGAGGGATTTTGTCTGTTCTGCTAATTCTAAAGGTTTAATATTCAGTAATGTTGGCTTTGGATTCAACTTTAGGAAGAACATCTTAAAAATGAGAAGACAGTCTAAGATGGGTCAGCGTGGAACACAGTTCTGAGATCTGTTGTTGGACAGATTATAGAGCTCATTGTGaagcttcacagatcttcataaGGTATGGATGAAACGGATCTGTCACTGTCAGGCCATCCAGGTACTGTTGGTATCAGTGGTAATGTAAAATATTAGGCTATTCAGGTAATATCCTTCAGAATGAcctcgacgggaccgcagtggagaaggtggaaagcttcaagtttttcggcgtacacatcactgacaaactgaaatggtccacccacacagacagtggtgtGAAGAAGGTGCCGAGGGTTTGGCACCGAAAACCCTcataaacttttacagatgcacaattgagagcatcctgtcggctgTATcatcacctggtacggcaactgcaccgcccgcgaccgcagggctctccagagggtggtgcggtctgcccgacgcaaactatctgccctccaagacagcttctatcgcaaggccatcagactgttaaatagacaTCTCTAGCACATAGAGGCTGCtgactatatacatagacttggaatcactggccactttaataaatggaacgcCAGTTACTTTAGTAATGTTTACACATTTTTCATTATtcatctcgtatgtatatactgtatcctattctactgtatcttagtctatgccgctctgacattgctcatcatatatttatatattcttaattccattcctttacttagatgtgtgtgtatatgttgtgaaatacttgttagatattactgaactgttggagctacaaacacaagcatttcgctacacccgcaataacatctgctaaacacgtgtatgtggcCAATACAATTTGACTTGATTAAGTTAATGGAAGTGCAGCACAGACACAAAAGTCCATCCCTGGagtgtctctcactctgctcccATCTGGTGGCCAGACTGTGTTACTACTCCTCTCATCcatcagagagactgggtaaaatTAGGAATATCCCAAACATACACACAACGTATCCAGAAACCACAACAATACTCCACGACAAGCTTTGGTTAAATGTCATGTTTATTCTATCGAGGAGGAACAGTTTAACAAAACGAATGAAAAGACAGAAAAATTATATTCACATGTTCAACAATGACCGTTATTAATGATGACTTAAACTCTCCACATTTTCACTCTGGAATAAACTTCTGGGTGTTGGGTTTGGTTTGGATCGAGACggcacacacactaaacacaaaacACACTGCCCAGTGTGACACGATGCATCTATGAACatctcagagtgtgtgtgtgtgcatgtgtgtggtatgtatggtgtgtGTAGGTCTCTGTTATTAAACAGTAGACATTAAGCCTAGCCAGGATTTGAGTGGAGATGTCTCATAAtaatcatcctcctctcctgagtgagtgagtgagtgtgagagagagagcatagataTGTGtgagtgtacatgtgtgtgagtgtacatgtgtgtgttgtgtacatgtgtgtgttgtgttcacTTCTTCTCCCCCTTGTTGTTGTACTCCAGGAAGAAGTCGTTGCAGGCGACGGTGAGAGCCCCCACCAGAATAACAAACTCAGTGAAGTCCACCTCTCCATCATTGTTGGCATCCAGGTCCCCCATCACCTTGTCCACTGCTTCCTTGTCCTGGGCATtctgggtgagggagagaggaagacttTTAcgctgtgtgtctgtgcgtgtgtgtgtgtgtgtgtctgtgtgtgtgtgtctgtctgtgtgtgtgtgtctgtctgtgtctgtgtgtgtgtgtgtgtgtgtctgtgcgtgtgtgtctgtgcgtgtgtgtctgtgtgtgtgtctgtgtgtctgtgtgtgtgtctgtgtgtgtgtgtctgtgcgtgtgtgtctgtgtgtgtgtgtctgtgtgtgtgtgtgtgtgtctgtgtgtgtgtgtctgtgtgtgtgtgtctgtgtgtgtgtgtctgtgtgtgtgtgtgtctgtgtgtctgtgtttgtgtgcgtgtgtgtctgtgcgtgtgtgtctgtgcgtgtgtgtctgtgcgtgtgtgtctgtgcgtgtgtgtctgtgcgtgtgtgtctgcgcgtgtgtgtctgcgcgtgtgtgtctgtgcgtgtgtgtctgtgcgtgtgtgtctgtgcgtgtgtgtctgtgcgtgtgtgtgtctgtgcgtgtgtgtctgtgtgtgtgtgaatctccTTACCCCCAGGTAGTTGCCCAGCTCTGCAGAGAGCATCACTTTGAGCTCTGCTCTGCTCAGGGTGTATTTGTCTCCCTCGTCTCCAGAATACTTATGGAAGGTCTGGATCATCAGCTGCATGGCGGTCTCCAAGGTGGACACATTCTCTGTCTTGGTAGGGTTAGACAtactacagaggtagagagacaatAGACATGGTTAGGATCATGATTAATAACATTGTTAGACAtactacagaggtagagagacaatAGACATGGTTAGGATCATGATTAATAACATTGTTAGAcactacagaggtagagagacaatAGACATGGTTAGGATCATGATTAATAACATTGTTAGACAtactacagaggtagagagacaatAGACATGATTAGGATCATGATTAATAACATTGTTAGAcactacagaggtagagagaaaataGACATGGTTAGGATCATGATTAATAACATTGTTAGACAtactacagaggtagagagacaatAGACATGGTTAGGATCATGATTAATAACATTGTTAGACAtactacagaggtagagagacaatAGACATGATTAGGATCATGATTAATAACATTGTTAGAcactacagaggtagagagacaatAGACATGGTTAGGATCATGATTAATAACATTGTTAGACAtactacagaggtagagagacaatAGACATGGTTAGGATCATGATTAATAACATTGTTAGACAtactacagaggtagagagacaatAGACATGATTAGGATCATGATTAATAACATTGTTAGAcactacagaggtagagagacaatAGACATGGTTAGGATCATGAGTAGGTGTTTCACATTGTAGTAGGACATCAAGTGATGTAGCCTGTGCAGAGTGTGTGTATTTTCTCATGGAAGCTGAGCCAGGATCAGATGGATCAGTCAAACACACTGTagagagcagtggaggctggtgagaggaggacatctcataataatggctggaatggagtgataTCAAACACATGAAACACCCCCCAAAAAACGTGTTTGATATCACTCCATTCCGGACATTATTAtgatccatcctcccctcagcagcctccactggtacagAGACACAGTATCAACataggacgagagagagagggatggatggatgaatagacagagagagagagagagagagttgcttGTTCCTCAACCCTGTCTAGTTCCTGAATTAGTCACAAGTATAAAGTCATCCTACCCAACATCTGAAGAACTACAGACCCCAAGAGCCCTACTACATTACTAAAGCCCCAGACAGTTAGCCATGGAGTATGATGATGATTGATGATTAGTTTCCCCACTTAAGGATAAGTTGATCCTGGATCTGTGGGGAGCCACATTGAGACACTGATGGAAAGGAGATAGGTAATAGTGAGCAGGATATGTGAACCCCAGCCTTCTGATAAGAGTGAAACTCACACCAGGTAGAAACACACCCAGctctaactctgtctctaaccctatagccctgtcctgtcctgtccaacCCAGTACAGGAGGAACTGGGACCATAGGAACCTGAGCTGCTCTCTACCTGAGCTGGACTGGATGGTTGGTAACAGAGAAGACAGGTGTATGTATCCCACCACCCTGCCTCCatcccacccctccatctctttatcccacccctcatctctccatatctctatcccatccctccatctctttatcccacccctcatctctccatatctctatcccacccctccatctctttatcccacccctcatctctccatatctctatcccatccctccatctctttatcccacccctcatctctccatatctctatCCCATCCCTCCATATCTTTatcccacccctcatctctccatatctctatCCCATCCCTCCATATCTTTatcccacccctcatctctccatatctctatcccatccctccatctctttatcccacccctcatctctccatatctctatcccatccctccatctctttatcccacccctcatctctccatatctctatCCCATCCCTCCATATCTTTatcccacccctcatctctccatatctctatcccatccctccatctctttatcccacccctcatctctccatatctctatCCCATCCCTCCATATCTTTatcccacccctcatctctccatatctctatcccacccctccatctctttatcccacccctcatctctccatatctctatcccatccctccatctctttatcccacccctcatctctccatatctctatCCCATCCCTCCATATCTTTatcccacccctcatctctccatatctctatcccacccctccatctctccatatctctatCCCATCCCTCCATATCTTTatcccacccctcatctctccatatctttatcccacccctcatctctccatatctctatcccatccctccatctctttatcccacccctcatctctccatatctctatcccacccctccatctctatcccatCCCTCCATATCTTTatcccacccctcatctctccatatctttatcccacccctcatctctccatatctctatCCCATCCCTCCATATCTTTatcccacccctcatctctccatatctttatcccacccctcatctctccatatctctatCCCACCCCTCCATATCTTTatcccacccctctacctctccatcccACCCCTCCACCTTCCATCTATCTGTTGATCCCATCCCACCCCTCCACCTTCCCTTCGCTCCCCATCCCTTCCCCACCTCTCCATCTTACCTCCACCACCCCTCTTTCCTGACCACTCTACTTCTTTCCCTACAATTACATTTACACTGTATCAAATTCACTTTATCCCAACAGAAATCTGAGGTCATTCTTGTTTAGGAAAAATATAGATTTGCCTCCTTTGAGCAAGATATTTACATAAACAGAAaataaagaagaaaaagaagagagGTCAGGACAGAGGAAACACAACAGGTCATAAACTCATCTCTCCATATCTTTatcccacccctcatctctccatatctctatcccatccctccatctctttatcccacccctcatctctccatatctctatcccacccctccatctctccatatctctatCCCATCCCTCCATATCTTTatcccacccctcatctctccatatctttatcccacccctcatctccccatATCTCTATCCCATCCCTCCATATCTTTatcccacccctcatctctccatatctctatcccacccctccatctctccatatctctatCCCATCCCTCCATATCTTTATCccacccctcatccctccatatctttatcccacccctcatctctccatatctttatcccacccctcatctctccatatctctatcccatccctccatctctttatcccacccctcatctctccatatctctatCCCATCCCTCCATATCTTTatcccacccctcatctctccatatctctatcccatccctccatctctttatcccacccctcatctctccatatctctatcccacccctcatctctccatatctctatCCCATCCCTCCATATCTTTatcccacccctcatctctccatatctttatcccacccc of Salvelinus alpinus chromosome 4, SLU_Salpinus.1, whole genome shotgun sequence contains these proteins:
- the LOC139572464 gene encoding protein S100-A1-like, which encodes MSNPTKTENVSTLETAMQLMIQTFHKYSGDEGDKYTLSRAELKVMLSAELGNYLGNAQDKEAVDKVMGDLDANNDGEVDFTEFVILVGALTVACNDFFLEYNNKGEKK